The Temnothorax longispinosus isolate EJ_2023e chromosome 4, Tlon_JGU_v1, whole genome shotgun sequence genome has a window encoding:
- the LOC139811189 gene encoding cytochrome P450 4g15-like has translation MMDADPVTTSYMSTLTFSLLTTLLAVLAAAYYYIETSRAVRLVKKLPGPPSVPILGHSLITLKAPPEALIEIGLDFFEKYGSVVGAYLGSKVVVFLADPQDVEIILSSSVHIDKAEEYALFKPWLGDGLLITKGDKWRRHRKVIAPTFHMNILKTFVPLFYENSIDLVNRLRDKVGKEFDCHDYLSAVTVDILTETAMGVRKERRQKTGFEYAMAVMKLSDIIHRRHYDISLRLDMFFKYSKLAKVQEKLLNIVHTLTEHVIKEKAKDVEEKLVKDQQVKEVQNDKPMENLNVTENTKNANNRPANYMHYVRDDLDDIDENDVGEKKRHAFLEMMFELKKNGQMTDEEIWEEVNTIMFEGHDTTAAGSSFALCVLGNHPDVQARVHEELDTIFGDSDRQCTFQDTLEMKYLERVIMETLRLFPPVPLIARHLNEDVKIVTGNYVLPKSATVLVVQFMTHRLEKYYPNPTVFDPDNFLPERMQQRHYYAYIPFSAGPRSCVGRKYAMLKLKVLLSTILRNYRIVSDTPDKDFQLRADIILKRHDGFKIKVEPRKPASRKEE, from the exons atgatGGATGCGGATCCAGTAACAACATCCTATATGTCAACTTTAACTTTTTCTCTGCTGACTACGCTTCTTGCAGTGTTAGCTGCAGCGTACTATTACATCGAAACCTCTCGAGCAGTTCGTCTTGTGAAGAAACTACCAg gCCCACCATCCGTACCTATACTAGGTCATTCATTAATAACTCTTAAAGCGCCTCCCGAAGCATTAATAGAGATAGGtcttgatttttttgaaaagtatGGAAGTGTAGTAGGCGCGTATTTAGGTTCAAAAGTAGTAGTCTTCTTGGCAGATCCACAAGATGTTGAAATAATCTTGAGTAGTTCTGTGCATATCGACAAAGCCGAAGAATATGC ATTGTTCAAACCGTGGCTTGGAGACGGTTTGCTAATCACAAAAGGCGACAAATGGCGCAGACATAGAAAAGTGATTGCGCCTACGTTTCACATGAATATCTTGAAGACGTTTGTACctttattttacgaaaacagCATAGATCTCGTGAACCGGCTTCGCGATAAAGTTGGAAAGGAATTCGATTGCCACGATTATCTGTCAGCCGTAACGGTTGATATTTTAACGGAAACAGCGATGGGAGTTAGGAAGGAAAGAAGACAGAAAACCGGATTTGAATATGCCATGGCAGTGatgaa ACTGAGCGATATTATACACCGAAGACATTATGATATATCACTACGATTGGacatgtttttcaaatattcgAAGCTTGCCAAAGTTCAGGAGAAACTGCTCAATATTGTTCATACATTGACAGAACATGTGATCAAAGAGAAAGCAAAGGATGTCGAAGAAAAACTTGTGAAAGATCAACAAGTAAAAGAAGTGCAAAACGATAAACCAATGGAAAATTTGAATGTGACcgaaaatacgaaaaatgCTAATAATAGACCCGCTAATTATATGCATTACGTAAGAGATGACCTCGATGATATTGATGAGAACGACGTAGGTGAGAAAAAGCGACATGCTTTTCTAGAAATGATGTTCGAACTGAAGAAGAATGGGCAAATGACTGACGAGGAGATCTGGGAGGAAGTGAACACCATCATGTTTGAA GGTCATGATACCACGGCGGCTGGCTCGAGTTTTGCACTTTGTGTCTTAGGAAATCATCCAGATGTTCAG GCTCGTGTGCACGAAGAATTGGATACGATTTTTGGTGATAGCGACAGACAATGCACTTTCCAAGATACTTTAGAGATGAAATATCTCGAGAGAGTTATTATGGAAACTTTGAGACTTTTCCCACCGGTACCTTTGATTGCCAGGCATCTTAACGAAGATGTGAAAATAG TTACGGGCAATTATGTTCTTCCAAAGTCTGCCACGGTACTGGTCGTACAATTTATGACGCATCGGTTGGAGAAATATTATCCAAATCCAACAGTTTTTGATCCAGACAACTTTTTACCGGAAAGAATGCAACAAAGACATTATTATGCTTACATTCCTTTCAGTGCTGGACCGag gTCTTGCGTGGGACGCAAATATGCTATGTTGAAACTGAAAGTTTTGTTATCGACGATACTGAGGAATTACCGTATTGTTTCTGATACGCCCGACAAAGATTTCCAACTGCGAGctgatattattttgaaaagacATGATGGATTCAAGATCAAAGTCGAGCCGCGCAAACCAGCATCGCGTAAAGAAGAATAA
- the LOC139811442 gene encoding cytochrome c-like, with translation MGDAINGKKLFMKLCASCHTTEKGGKHKIGPNLHDIMGKTCGTIPGFNFTETLKEKAIVWDEKTLNDYLEIPKKFIPGTKMAFYGVKKAEDRRDLIAFLATLK, from the exons ATGGGTGACGCGATCAAtggcaaaaaattatttatgaagttGTGCGCTTCATGTCATACCACGGAAAAGGGTGGAAAACATAAGATAGGTCCTAACCTGCATGACATCATGGGCAAAACTTGCGGAA cTATTCCGGGATTTAATTTCACGGAAACTCTGAAGGAAAAAGCTATTGTATGGGATGAGAAGACTTTAAACGACTACCTcgaaattcccaaaaaatttatCCCGGGAACAAAAATGGCATTCTACGGTGTCAAGAAGGCCGAAGATCGAAGAGATTTGATCGCTTTCTTAGCTACTTTGAAATAA
- the LOC139811190 gene encoding cytochrome P450 4g15-like isoform X1 has protein sequence MDTDPITTSYTSTVTFSLLMLVAMLIAAYYYIETSRAVRLIKKLPTGPPSVPILGHSLIPLTWPPELMVEKVIEFYEKYGGTGGAYFGTKTVAFITDPQDIEIILSSSVHIDKAKEYEYFKPWLGDGLLITKGDKWRRHRKVIASTFHMNILKTFVPLFYENSIDLVNRLRDKVGKKFDCHDYLSAVTVDILTETAMGVKKEKRQKTGYEYAMAVMKLSDIIHRRQYNVLLRYDMLYKYSKFAKLQEKLLNIVHTLTEHVIKEKAKDFEEKLVKDQQVKEVQNVKPMEKSNPTENTEHAKNKAANYMHYVRDDLDDIDENDVGEKKRHAFLEMMLELKKNGQMTDEEIWEEVNTIMFEGHDTTAAGSSFALCVLGNHPDIQARVHEELDTIFGDSDRQCTFQDTLKMKYLERVIMETLRLFPPVPAIARYLNEDVKIVTGDYILPKSTTVLIVQFITHRLEKYYPNPTVFNPDNFLPEIMQQRHYYAYIPFSAGPRSCVGRKYAMLKLKVLLSTILRNYRIISDTPDKDFHLRGDIILKRHDGFKIKVEPREPASRKEE, from the exons ATGGACACGGATCCAATTACGACATCTTATACGTCAACCGTAACTTTTTCTCTGCTGATGCTCGTTGCAATGTTAATTGCAGCGTACTATTACATCGAAACCTCTCGAGCAGTTCGTCTAATAAAGAAACTACCAAcag gcCCACCATCCGTACCTATACTAGGTCATTCATTAATACCTCTTACATGGCCTCCCGAATTAATGGTAGAGAaagttattgaattttatgaaaagtaTGGAGGTACAGGAGGCGCGTATTTCGGTACAAAAACAGTAGCCTTTATAACAGATCCAcaagatattgaaataatcTTGAGTAGTTCTGTGCATATCGACAAAGCCAAGGAATATGA ATACTTCAAACCGTGGCTTGGAGACGGTTTGCTGATCACAAAAGGCGACAAATGGCGCAGACATAGAAAGGTGATTGCGTCCACGTTTCATATGAACATCTTGAAGACGTTTGTGcctttattttatgaaaacagCATAGATCTCGTGAACCGGCTTCGGGATAAAGTTGGGAAGAAATTCGATTGCCACGATTATCTGTCAGCCGTAACGGTTGATATTTTGACAGAAACAGCGATGGgagttaaaaaagaaaaaagacagAAAACCGGATATGAATATGCTATGGCTGTGATGAA ACTGAGCGATATCATACATCGAAGACAGTATAATGTATTGTTACGATATGACATGCTTTACAAATACTCGAAGTTTGCAAAACTCCAGGAGAAACTGCTTAATATTGTTCATACATTGACAGAACATGTGATCAAAGAGAAAGCAAAGGACTTCGAAGAAAAACTTGTAAAAGATCAACAAGTAAAGGAAGTGCAGAACGTTAAACCAATGGAAAAATCAAATCCAACCGAAAATACGGAACATGCTAAAAACAAAGCCGCTAATTATATGCATTACGTAAGAGATGACCTCGATGATATCGATGAGAATGACGTAGGTGAGAAAAAGCGACATGCTTTTCTAGAAATGATGTTagaattgaagaaaaatgGGCAAATGACTGACGAGGAGATCTGGGAGGAAGTGAACACCATCATGTTTGAA GGTCATGATACCACGGCGGCTGGCTCGAGTTTTGCACTTTGTGTCTTAGGAAACCATCCAGATATTCAG GCTCGCGTGCACGAAGAATTGGACACGATTTTTGGTGATAGCGACAGACAATGTACTTTCCAAGATACTTTAAAGATGAAATATCTCGAGAGAGTTATTATGGAAACTTTGAGACTTTTCCCACCGGTACCTGCGATTGCCAGGTATCTTAACGAGGATGTAAAAATAG ttacaGGTGATTATATTCTTCCAAAGTCTACCACAGTACTGATCGTACAGTTCATAACGCATCGGTTGGAGAAATATTATCCAAATCCAACAGTTTTCAATCCAGATAACTTTTTACCGGAAATAATGCAGCAAAGACATTATTATGCTTACATTCCTTTCAGTGCTGGGCCaag GTCCTGCGTAGGGCGAAAATATGCTATGTTAAAACTGAAGGTTTTGTTATCGACGATACTGAGGAATTACCGTATTATTTCTGATACGCCCGACAAAGATTTCCACCTGCGAGGTGATATTATTCTGAAAAGACATGATGGATTCAAGATCAAAGTCGAGCCGCGTGAACCAGCATCTCGTAAAGAAGAATAA
- the LOC139811190 gene encoding cytochrome P450 4g15-like isoform X2, which yields MDTDPITTSYTSTVTFSLLMLVAMLIAAYYYIETSRAVRLIKKLPTGPPSVPILGHSLIPLTWPPELMVEKVIEFYEKYGGTGGAYFGTKTVAFITDPQDIEIILSSSVHIDKAKEYEYFKPWLGDGLLITKGDKWRRHRKVIASTFHMNILKTFVPLFYENSIDLVNRLRDKVGKKFDCHDYLSAVTVDILTETAMGVKKEKRQKTGYEYAMAVMKLSDIIHRRQYNVLLRYDMLYKYSKFAKLQEKLLNIVHTLTEHVIKEKAKDFEEKLVKDQQVKEVQNVKPMEKSNPTENTEHAKNKAANYMHYVRDDLDDIDENDVGEKKRHAFLEMMLELKKNGQMTDEEIWEEVNTIMFEGHDTTAAGSSFALCVLGNHPDIQARVHEELDTIFGDSDRQCTFQDTLKMKYLERVIMETLRLFPPVPAIARYLNEDVKIGDYILPKSTTVLIVQFITHRLEKYYPNPTVFNPDNFLPEIMQQRHYYAYIPFSAGPRSCVGRKYAMLKLKVLLSTILRNYRIISDTPDKDFHLRGDIILKRHDGFKIKVEPREPASRKEE from the exons ATGGACACGGATCCAATTACGACATCTTATACGTCAACCGTAACTTTTTCTCTGCTGATGCTCGTTGCAATGTTAATTGCAGCGTACTATTACATCGAAACCTCTCGAGCAGTTCGTCTAATAAAGAAACTACCAAcag gcCCACCATCCGTACCTATACTAGGTCATTCATTAATACCTCTTACATGGCCTCCCGAATTAATGGTAGAGAaagttattgaattttatgaaaagtaTGGAGGTACAGGAGGCGCGTATTTCGGTACAAAAACAGTAGCCTTTATAACAGATCCAcaagatattgaaataatcTTGAGTAGTTCTGTGCATATCGACAAAGCCAAGGAATATGA ATACTTCAAACCGTGGCTTGGAGACGGTTTGCTGATCACAAAAGGCGACAAATGGCGCAGACATAGAAAGGTGATTGCGTCCACGTTTCATATGAACATCTTGAAGACGTTTGTGcctttattttatgaaaacagCATAGATCTCGTGAACCGGCTTCGGGATAAAGTTGGGAAGAAATTCGATTGCCACGATTATCTGTCAGCCGTAACGGTTGATATTTTGACAGAAACAGCGATGGgagttaaaaaagaaaaaagacagAAAACCGGATATGAATATGCTATGGCTGTGATGAA ACTGAGCGATATCATACATCGAAGACAGTATAATGTATTGTTACGATATGACATGCTTTACAAATACTCGAAGTTTGCAAAACTCCAGGAGAAACTGCTTAATATTGTTCATACATTGACAGAACATGTGATCAAAGAGAAAGCAAAGGACTTCGAAGAAAAACTTGTAAAAGATCAACAAGTAAAGGAAGTGCAGAACGTTAAACCAATGGAAAAATCAAATCCAACCGAAAATACGGAACATGCTAAAAACAAAGCCGCTAATTATATGCATTACGTAAGAGATGACCTCGATGATATCGATGAGAATGACGTAGGTGAGAAAAAGCGACATGCTTTTCTAGAAATGATGTTagaattgaagaaaaatgGGCAAATGACTGACGAGGAGATCTGGGAGGAAGTGAACACCATCATGTTTGAA GGTCATGATACCACGGCGGCTGGCTCGAGTTTTGCACTTTGTGTCTTAGGAAACCATCCAGATATTCAG GCTCGCGTGCACGAAGAATTGGACACGATTTTTGGTGATAGCGACAGACAATGTACTTTCCAAGATACTTTAAAGATGAAATATCTCGAGAGAGTTATTATGGAAACTTTGAGACTTTTCCCACCGGTACCTGCGATTGCCAGGTATCTTAACGAGGATGTAAAAATAG GTGATTATATTCTTCCAAAGTCTACCACAGTACTGATCGTACAGTTCATAACGCATCGGTTGGAGAAATATTATCCAAATCCAACAGTTTTCAATCCAGATAACTTTTTACCGGAAATAATGCAGCAAAGACATTATTATGCTTACATTCCTTTCAGTGCTGGGCCaag GTCCTGCGTAGGGCGAAAATATGCTATGTTAAAACTGAAGGTTTTGTTATCGACGATACTGAGGAATTACCGTATTATTTCTGATACGCCCGACAAAGATTTCCACCTGCGAGGTGATATTATTCTGAAAAGACATGATGGATTCAAGATCAAAGTCGAGCCGCGTGAACCAGCATCTCGTAAAGAAGAATAA